A region from the Chrysoperla carnea chromosome 4, inChrCarn1.1, whole genome shotgun sequence genome encodes:
- the LOC123298527 gene encoding parkin coregulated gene protein homolog, whose amino-acid sequence MVSGKAFRAGLRKPMPHLPNGHRKIPPEQQNIPIRVVPAFTIQSLQKNTKVEPPPRLNNMDERHVKPSLFRKHYLRGDFPINLEFDTFGNKIGWRVEIDKLDFHYYLPMFFDGLVETEVPYNFFAHQGIRDMLANGAHKVFPVLPQLIIPIKRALNTRNIEVICKTLRVLQELVKCDEMIGEALVPYYRQILPVFNLFKEKNINCGDKIDYTQRRKQNVGDLINETLELLERTGGEDAFINIKYMIPTYESCILN is encoded by the exons ATGGTTAGTGGAAAAGCATTTCGGGCGGGTCTTAGAAAACCTATGCCCCATTTACCAAATGGACACCGAAAAATACCACCTGAACAACAGAATATACCAATACGTGTGGTACCAGCATTCACAATACAAAGTTTACAAAAGAATACGAAAGTTGAGCCACCGCCACGATTAAATAATATGGATGAGCGTCACGTAAAGCCAtcattatttcgtaaacattattTAAGGGGTGATTTTccaattaatttagaatttgatACATTTGGTAATAAAATCGGATGGAGG gttgaaattgataaattggatTTTCATTACTATTTACCAATGTTTTTTGATGGATTAGTTGAGACAGAAGttccatataatttttttgcacatCAAGGAATTCGTGATATGTTAGCAAATGGTGCACACAAAGTATTTCCAGTGTTACcacaattaattattccaattaAAA gagCATTAAATACACGAAATATTGAAGTGATATGTAAAACTTTACGAGTATTACAAGAATTAGTTAAATGTGATGAAATGATTGGCGAAGCACTAGTACCTTATTATAGACAAATATTACCTGTGTTTAActtgtttaaagaaaaaaata TTAACTGTGGTGATAAAATAGATTATACACAACGTAGAAAACAAAACGTCGGTGACCTGATAAATGAAACTCTGGAACTGCTAGAAAGAACTGGTGGTGAGGATgcttttataaacataaagtaTATGATTCCAACATATGAatcttgtattttaaattaa
- the LOC123298534 gene encoding oocyte zinc finger protein XlCOF28-like: protein MDDEKIISDEGQLIPGAIENEEDDDEETYSSDICDEILIPQIELLEQKPLYTCDLCDKTFIKKSYLDRHKRVHTKEKLFSCDFCDKTFNQPSTLTQHKRTHTDVRPYVCHFCNKTFNRKINLDIHIRTHTGEKPFLCDVCDQAFIKKYHLTRHQLIHTGERPYGCDVCEKRFIRRDQLVLHIRTHTGEKPYSCDVCEKKFARRDKLILHQRIHNRN, encoded by the exons ATGGATG atgaaaaaattataagtgaTGAAGGTCAGTTAATTCCTGGAGCTATTGAAAATGAAGAAGACGACGATGAAGAAACTTATTCGTCGGATATTTGTGATGAAATACTCATTCCACAAATTGAATTACTTGAACAGAAACCGCTATATACATGTGATCTTTGTgacaaaacatttataaaaaaatcctaTTTGGATCGACATAAACGAGTGCATAccaaagaaaaactattttcatgtgatttttgtgataaaacatttaatcagCCAAGTACTTTAACTCAACATAAAAGAACTCATACTGACGTAAGACCGTATGTGTgccatttttgtaataaaacatttaatcgaaaaattaatttagatataCATATACGAACTCATACAGGTGAAAAACCGTTtttatgtgatgtttgtgatcaggcatttattaaaaaatatcatttaacaCGGCATCAACTAATACATACCGGTGAAAGGCCTTACGGATGTGATGTTTGTGAGAAGAGATTTATACGACGAGATCAATTAGTTTTACATATACGAAcacatactggtgaaaaaccatattcatgtgatgtttgtgagaaaaaatttgCACGACGGGATAAATTAATTCTACACCAACGAATACATAACAGAAACTAA